In Eubalaena glacialis isolate mEubGla1 chromosome 4, mEubGla1.1.hap2.+ XY, whole genome shotgun sequence, one DNA window encodes the following:
- the PLPPR3 gene encoding phospholipid phosphatase-related protein type 3 codes for MISTKEKNKSPKDSMTLLPCFYFVELPIVASSVVSLYFLELTDLFKPAKVGFQCYDRTLSMPYVETSEELIPLLMLLSLAFAAPAASIMVGEGLLYCLQSRLWGRSGGPGGPEGSIHAGGCNFNSFLRRTVRFVGVHVFGLCATALVTDVIQLATGYHAPFFLTVCKPNYTLLGTSCEANPYITQDICSGRDTHAILSARKTFPSQHATLSAFAAVYVSMYFNSVISDATKLLKPILVFSFAIAAGVCGLTQITQYRSHPVDVYAGFLIGAGIAAYLACHAVGNFQAPPAERPAAPAPAKDALRALTQRGHDSVYQQNKSVSTDELGPPGRLEGVPRPVARDKTSLGSLKRASVDVDLLAPRSPMGKENMVTFSHTLPRVSTPSLDDPARRHMTIHVPLDASRSKQLISEWKQKSLEGRGLGLPDEASPAHLRAPAEPMAEEEEEDEEEEEEDEEEEEEEGEEGCPAPPSLYPTVQARPGLGPRVILPPRAGPQPLVHIPEEGVQAAAGLSPKSSAAVRAKWLMMAEKSGAVVAAASTQPRVANPPRLLQVIAMSKAPGGPGPKAAETASSSSASSDSSQYRSPSDRDSASIVTIDAHAPHHPVVHLSAGNGPWEWKAAGGGAKGAEGEGGYELGDLARGFRGGPKPPAMSPGSSVSDVDQEEPRFGAVATVNLATGEGLPPLGAADGALGPASRESTLRRKAGGLVLGEREAAEAEAESYYRKMQAARRFKD; via the exons CTGCCCATAGTGGCGTCCTCCGTCGtgtctctgtacttcctggagcTGACCGACCTCTTCAAGCCGGCCAAGGTGGGCTTCCAGTGCTACGACCGCACGCTCTCCATGCCCTACGTGGAGACCAGTGAGGAGCTCATCCCGCTACTCATGCTCCTCAGCTTGGCCTTCGCTGCGCCTGCGGCCTCG ATCATGGTGGGCGAGGGCCTGCTGTACTGCTTGCAGTCCCGGCTGTGGGGCCGCAGCGGGGGCCCGGGCGGGCCCGAGGGCAGCATCCACGCCGGCGGCTGCAACTTCAACTCCTTCCTTCGGCGGACGGTGCGCTTTGTAG GCGTCCACGTGTtcggcctgtgtgccacagcccTGGTGACCGACGTCATCCAGCTGGCCACGGGCTACCACGCACCCTTCTTCCTGACGGTCTGCAAACCCAACTACACCCTGCTGGGCACGTCGTGTGAGGCCAACCCCTACATCACGCAGGACATCTGCTCCGGCCGCGACACCCATGCCATCCTGTCTGCACG GAAGACCTTCCCATCCCAGCACGCCACTCTGTCCGCCTTCGCTGCTGTCTACGTGTCG ATGTACTTCAACTCGGTCATCTCGGACGCCACCAAGCTGCTGAAGCCCATTCTGGTGTTCTCCTTTGCCATCGCGGCGGGCGTCTGTGGCCTCACCCAGATCACGCAGTACCGCAGCCACCCCGTGGACGTCTACGCCGGCTTCCTCATTGGTGCTGGCATCGCTGCCTACCTg GCCTGCCACGCTGTGGGCAACTTCCAGGCCCCGCCGGCAGAGAGACCAGCGGCCCCGGCACCTGCCAAAGATGCGCTGCGGGCGCTGACCCAGCGGGGCCACGACTCGGTGTACCAGCAGAATAAGTCCGTAAGCACCGACGAGCTGGGCCCCCCCGGGCGGCTGGAGGGTGTGCCCCGGCCTGTGGCCCGCGACAAGACCTCACTGGGCAGCCTGAAGCGGGCCAGCGTGGACGTGGACCTGCTGGCCCCACGCAGCCCCATGGGCAAGGAGAACATGGTGACCTTCAGCCACACGCTGCCCCGCGTCAGCACGCCCTCGCTGGATGACCCCGCCCGCCGCCACATGACCATCCACGTGCCCCTCGATGCCTCGCGATCCAAGCAGCTCATCAGCGAGTGGAAGCAGAAGTCGCTGGAGGGCCGCGGCCTGGGGCTGCCGGACGAGGCCAGCCCTGCGCACCTGCGGGCGCCAGCGGAGCCCATGgccgaggaggaagaggaggacgaggaggaggaggaggaggacgaagaggaggaggaggaggagggggaggaagggtgtCCAGCCCCGCCTTCACTGTACCCCACAGTCCAGGCGCGGCCGGGGCTCGGGCCACGGGTCATCCTCCCACCGCGGGCTGGCCCACAGCCGCTGGTGCACATCCCCGAGGAGGGGGTCCAGGCGGCGGCAGGCCTGTCCCCCAAGAGCAGTGCGGCTGTGCGGGCCAAGTGGCTCATGATGGCAGAGAAGAGCGGCGCCGTGGTGGCCGCGGCCTCCACGCAGCCCCGCGTGGCCAACCCGCCACGGCTGCTGCAGGTCATCGCCATGTCCAAGGCCCCAGGGGGGCCGGGCCCCAAGGCGGCTGAGACGGCCTCATCCTCCAGCGCCAGCTCCGACTCTTCCCAGTACAGGTCGCCGTCAGACCGTGACTCAGCCAGCATCGTCACCATTGACGCGCATGCGCCCCACCACCCCGTGGTCCACCTGTCTGCGGGTAACGGGCCCTGGGAGTGGAAGGCGGCGGGCGGTGGGGCCAAGGGGGCCGAAGGGGAGGGCGGCTACGAGCTGGGGGACCTGGCTCGCGGCTTCCGTGGGGGACCGAAGCCCCCGGCTATGTCCCCAGGCTCCTCTGTTAGTGACGTGGACCAGGAGGAGCCGCGGTTCGGGGCCGTGGCCACCGTCAACCTGGCCACAGGCGAGGGGCTGCCCCCACTGGGTGCGGCCGACGGGGCCCTGGGGCCGGCCAGTCGGGAGTCGACGCTGCGGCGCAAAGCGGGCGGCCTGGTGCTGGGTGAGCGGGAGGCtgcggaggcggaggcggagaGCTACTACCGCAAGATGCAGGCAGCCCGCAGGTTCAAGGActga
- the PTBP1 gene encoding polypyrimidine tract-binding protein 1 isoform X1: MDGIVPDIAVGTKRGSDELFSACVTNGPFIMSSNSASTANGNDSKKFKGDNRSTGVPSRVIHIRKLPSDVTEGEVISLGLPFGKVTNLLMLKGKNQAFIEMNTEEAANTMVNYYTSVTPVLRGQPIYIQFSNHKELKTDSSPNQARAQAALQAVNSVQSGNLALAASAAAVDAGMAMAGQSPVLRIIVENLFYPVTLDVLHQIFSKFGTVLKIITFTKNNQFQALLQYADPVSAQHAKLSLDGQNIYNACCTLRIDFSKLTSLNVKYNNDKSRDYTRPDLPSGDSQPSLDQTMAAAFGAPGIMSASPYAGAGFPPTFAIPQAAGLSVPNVHGALAPLAIPSAAAAAAAAGRIAIPGLAGAGNAVLLVSNLNPERVTPQSLFILFGVYGDVQRVKILFNKKENALVQMADGSQAQLAMSHLNGHKLHGKPVRITLSKHQNVQLPREGQEDQGLTKDYGNSPLHRFKKPGSKNFQNIFPPSATLHLSNIPPSISEDDLKILFSSNGGIVKGFKFFQKDRKMALIQMGSVEEAIQALIDLHNHDLGENHHLRVSFSKSTI, encoded by the exons CGGGGATCTGACGAGCTCTTCTCTGCCTGTGTCACTAACGGACCCTTTATCATGAGTAGCAACTCGGCCTCCACAG CAAATGGAAACGACAGCAAGAAATTCAAGGGGGACAACAGGAGCACAGGCGTGCCCTCCAGGGTGATCCACATCCGAAAGCTGCCCAGTGACGTCACTGAGGGGGAGGTCATCTCCTTGGGGCTGCCCTTCGGGAAGGTCACCAATCTCCTGatgctgaaagggaagaaccaG GCCTTCATCGAGATGAACACAGAGGAGGCTGCCAACACCATGGTGAACTATTATACGTCGGTGACGCCCGTACTGCGTGGCCAGCCCATCTACATCCAGTTCTCCAACCACAAGGAGCTCAAGACGGACAGCTCGCCCAACCAGGCG CGGGCCCAGGCGGCCCTGCAGGCGGTGAACTCAGTCCAGTCGGGAAACCTGGCCCTGGCCGCCTCAGCCGCGGCGGTGGACGCGGGGATGGCGATGGCCGGCCAGAGCCCGGTGCTCAGGATCATTGTGGAGAACCTCTTCTACCCGGTGACCCTGGACGTGCTTCACCAG ATCTTTTCCAAGTTCGGCACCGTCCTGAAGATCATCACTTTCACCAAGAACAATCAGTTCCAGGCGCTGCTGCAGTACGCCGACCCCGTGAGCGCCCAGCACGCCAAGCTG TCGCTGGACGGCCAGAACATCTACAACGCCTGCTGCACCCTGCGCATCGACTTCTCCAAGCTCACCAGCCTCAACGTCAAGTACAACAACGACAAGAGCCGCGACTACACGCGCCCCGATCTGCCCTCCGGCGACAGCCAGCCCTCGCTGGACCAGACCATGGCTGCAGCCTTCG gtgcgCCTGGTATAATGTCAGCCTCTCCGTATGCAGGAGCTGGTTTCCCTCCCACCTTTGCAATTCCTCAAGCCGCAG GCCTCTCCGTCCCTAACGTGCACGGGGCCCTGGCTCCTCTGGCCATCCCGTCGGcagcggcggcagcggcagcggcgggCCGGATCGCCATACCGGGCCTGGCAGGGGCAGGAAACGCTGTCCTGCTGGTCAGCAACCTCAACCCCGAG AGAGTCACACCCCAAAGCCTCTTTATTCTTTTCG GCGTGTACGGCGACGTGCAGCGGGTGAAGATCCTGTTCAACAAGAAGGAGAACGCCCTGGTGCAGATGGCCGACGGGAGCCAGGCCCAGCTGG CCATGAGCCACCTCAACGGGCACAAGCTGCACGGGAAGCCGGTGCGCATCACTCTCTCCAAGCACCAGAACGTGCAGCTGCCCCGTGAGGGCCAGGAGGACCAGGGCCTGACCAAGGACTACGGCAACTCGCCCCTGCACCGCTTCAAGAAGCCCGGCTCCAAGAACTTCCAGAACATCTTCCCGCCCTCGGCCACCCTGCACCTCTCCAACATCCC GCCCTCCATCTCCGAGGATGACCTCAAGATTCTCTTCTCCAGCAACGGCGGGATCGTGAAAGGGTTCAAGTTCTTCCA GAAGGACCGCAAAATGGCGCTGATCCAGATGGGCTCCGTGGAAGAGGCCATCCAGGCGCTCATCGACCTGCACAACCATGACCTGGGTGAGAACCACCACCTGCGGGTGTCCTTCTCCAAGTCCACCATCTAG
- the PTBP1 gene encoding polypyrimidine tract-binding protein 1 isoform X2, with translation MDGIVPDIAVGTKRGSDELFSACVTNGPFIMSSNSASTANGNDSKKFKGDNRSTGVPSRVIHIRKLPSDVTEGEVISLGLPFGKVTNLLMLKGKNQAFIEMNTEEAANTMVNYYTSVTPVLRGQPIYIQFSNHKELKTDSSPNQARAQAALQAVNSVQSGNLALAASAAAVDAGMAMAGQSPVLRIIVENLFYPVTLDVLHQIFSKFGTVLKIITFTKNNQFQALLQYADPVSAQHAKLSLDGQNIYNACCTLRIDFSKLTSLNVKYNNDKSRDYTRPDLPSGDSQPSLDQTMAAAFGLSVPNVHGALAPLAIPSAAAAAAAAGRIAIPGLAGAGNAVLLVSNLNPERVTPQSLFILFGVYGDVQRVKILFNKKENALVQMADGSQAQLAMSHLNGHKLHGKPVRITLSKHQNVQLPREGQEDQGLTKDYGNSPLHRFKKPGSKNFQNIFPPSATLHLSNIPPSISEDDLKILFSSNGGIVKGFKFFQKDRKMALIQMGSVEEAIQALIDLHNHDLGENHHLRVSFSKSTI, from the exons CGGGGATCTGACGAGCTCTTCTCTGCCTGTGTCACTAACGGACCCTTTATCATGAGTAGCAACTCGGCCTCCACAG CAAATGGAAACGACAGCAAGAAATTCAAGGGGGACAACAGGAGCACAGGCGTGCCCTCCAGGGTGATCCACATCCGAAAGCTGCCCAGTGACGTCACTGAGGGGGAGGTCATCTCCTTGGGGCTGCCCTTCGGGAAGGTCACCAATCTCCTGatgctgaaagggaagaaccaG GCCTTCATCGAGATGAACACAGAGGAGGCTGCCAACACCATGGTGAACTATTATACGTCGGTGACGCCCGTACTGCGTGGCCAGCCCATCTACATCCAGTTCTCCAACCACAAGGAGCTCAAGACGGACAGCTCGCCCAACCAGGCG CGGGCCCAGGCGGCCCTGCAGGCGGTGAACTCAGTCCAGTCGGGAAACCTGGCCCTGGCCGCCTCAGCCGCGGCGGTGGACGCGGGGATGGCGATGGCCGGCCAGAGCCCGGTGCTCAGGATCATTGTGGAGAACCTCTTCTACCCGGTGACCCTGGACGTGCTTCACCAG ATCTTTTCCAAGTTCGGCACCGTCCTGAAGATCATCACTTTCACCAAGAACAATCAGTTCCAGGCGCTGCTGCAGTACGCCGACCCCGTGAGCGCCCAGCACGCCAAGCTG TCGCTGGACGGCCAGAACATCTACAACGCCTGCTGCACCCTGCGCATCGACTTCTCCAAGCTCACCAGCCTCAACGTCAAGTACAACAACGACAAGAGCCGCGACTACACGCGCCCCGATCTGCCCTCCGGCGACAGCCAGCCCTCGCTGGACCAGACCATGGCTGCAGCCTTCG GCCTCTCCGTCCCTAACGTGCACGGGGCCCTGGCTCCTCTGGCCATCCCGTCGGcagcggcggcagcggcagcggcgggCCGGATCGCCATACCGGGCCTGGCAGGGGCAGGAAACGCTGTCCTGCTGGTCAGCAACCTCAACCCCGAG AGAGTCACACCCCAAAGCCTCTTTATTCTTTTCG GCGTGTACGGCGACGTGCAGCGGGTGAAGATCCTGTTCAACAAGAAGGAGAACGCCCTGGTGCAGATGGCCGACGGGAGCCAGGCCCAGCTGG CCATGAGCCACCTCAACGGGCACAAGCTGCACGGGAAGCCGGTGCGCATCACTCTCTCCAAGCACCAGAACGTGCAGCTGCCCCGTGAGGGCCAGGAGGACCAGGGCCTGACCAAGGACTACGGCAACTCGCCCCTGCACCGCTTCAAGAAGCCCGGCTCCAAGAACTTCCAGAACATCTTCCCGCCCTCGGCCACCCTGCACCTCTCCAACATCCC GCCCTCCATCTCCGAGGATGACCTCAAGATTCTCTTCTCCAGCAACGGCGGGATCGTGAAAGGGTTCAAGTTCTTCCA GAAGGACCGCAAAATGGCGCTGATCCAGATGGGCTCCGTGGAAGAGGCCATCCAGGCGCTCATCGACCTGCACAACCATGACCTGGGTGAGAACCACCACCTGCGGGTGTCCTTCTCCAAGTCCACCATCTAG